From Nycticebus coucang isolate mNycCou1 chromosome 6, mNycCou1.pri, whole genome shotgun sequence, the proteins below share one genomic window:
- the MGA gene encoding MAX gene-associated protein isoform X15 yields MEEKQQIILANQDGGTVGGAAPTFFVILKQPGNGKTDQGILVTNRDACALASSVSSPGKPKGKICLPADCTVGGITVTLDNNSMWNEFYHRSTEMILTKQGRRMFPYCRYWITGLDSNLKYILVMDISPVDNHRYKWNGRWWEPSGKAEPHVLGRVFIHPESPSTGHYWMHQPVSFYKLKLTNNTLDQEGHIILHSMHRYLPRLHLVPAEKATEVIQLNGPGVHTFTFPQTEFFAVTAYQNIQITQLKIDYNPFAKGFRDDGLNSKPQRDGKQKNSSDQEGNSVPSSPGHRVRLAEGEGSEIQPGDLDPISRGHETSGKGLEKTLLNINQDFLGFVDNDSALEVPQLKQEVSESRGWVFLCFRLALNS; encoded by the exons ATGGAGGAGAAACAGCAGATTATATTGGCTAATCAAGATGGTGGGACAGTGGGAGGAGCAGCACCTACTTTCTTTGTCATCTTAAAACAGCCAGGAAATGGCAAAACTGATCAAGGAATTTTGGTTACTAATCGTGATGCCTGTGCTTTGGCTAGTAGTGTGTCATCACCAGGAAAACCTAAAGGGAAGATTTGCCTTCCAGCTGATTGTACTGTTGGAGGAATCACTGTCACCCTCGATAACAATAGTATGTGGAATGAGTTCTATCATCGAAGCACAGAGATGATTCTTACCAAGCAAGGAAGACGCATGTTTCCTTACTGTCGTTATTGGATAACAGGTTTAGATTCAAATTTGAAGTATATCCTCGTAATGGATATATCTCCTGTGGATAACCATCGTTATAAGTGGAATGGTCGTTGGTGGGAACCCAGTGGGAAGGCTGAACCTCATGTTTTGGGGAGGGTTTTTATTCATCCAGAATCTCCTTCCACAGGTCATTATTGGATGCATCAACCAGTATCTTTCTATAAACTCAAACTTACCAACAATACACTGGACCAGGAAGGGCATATCATCTTGCACTCAATGCATCGCTACTTGCCAAGGCTTCATTTGGTGCCTGCAGAAAAGGCTACAGAAGTGATACAATTAAATGGCCCTGGTGTTCACACTTTCACTTTCCCACAGACTGAATTCTTTGCTGTAACAGCATATCAGAACATTCAAATTACCCAGTTGAAAATAGATTACAATCCATTTGCCAAAGGCTTCCGAGATGATGGGCTAAATAGTAAGCCTCAGagagatggaaaacaaaagaacagcTCTGACCAAGAAGGGAATAGTGTTCCCAGTTCTCCTGGTCATCGGGTCCGCCTTGCAGAAGGAGAGGGGTCAGAGATACAGCCAGGTGATTTGGATCCTATCTCAAGGGGTCATGAAACGTCAGGCAAGGGTTTGGAGAAGACTTTGCTTAACATAAACCAAGACTTTCTTGGTTTTGTGGATAATGATTCAGCACTTGAAGTTCCTCAATTGAAGCAAGAGGTTTCTGAAAG tagAGGCTGGGTCTTCCTCTgtttcaggctggccttgaattcctga